In the Pocillopora verrucosa isolate sample1 chromosome 4, ASM3666991v2, whole genome shotgun sequence genome, AAGGCGTTTGGACCTCTCTGGGCCTGCGCGGGATTACATTCCATTAATCTGATAATAGTCCCTTTGTTGATTCCCAGGATGCCAATCGCACAACTGCAGCTACTTCCGGTACCGCCACGAAAAACCCTACGTCCACGTCCTCGTCCGAACCTCCTTCTTCGTCCAGCACGTCTCTAACTTCATCATAGTATGCTGTCACGGTAGTTGTCGTTAGCCTCCTGTGTTACCTCTTGTCTTTGTAGTGTGTCATTGTCCATATTATACACTTGTTTCATACAGTCAAACGCGTGTCGGTGGCACTTAATGCAGAATTGTATCCCTGCAGCATAGGATGACTTGACGTCACTGTGTCTTGGTGTTTCCTCACTCGTTGCCGTCTCTGACTTGTGCGTGACTTTTTTTGAGTCACGCTTCGCAGTTCGTTCACGCAAACAAGTCTGTCGCAAAGGTTTTCAGGTGTTGTGGAATTTTGTATCTCGCTGCGGATTTGCGCATTTCCTCGTCGTTTTCGtctgaaatttttgtttaagaaCAATTTATACGGAGAGGGTAGGATGTTAAGTAGATTCCTTTTAGCAGTCCAATAATGCATTCTAGTGCTGACTGTGAAAGCTCTTCTGTCTTAAAGCTAGTTTAAGTAAGCCACAATCTTGGCGTCTTACAAAACTATTTAATTACGAAAGAGAGACAGAGTACGTTCTACAtatataagtaaaaaaaaaaacaaagaagaaaacaaattgtatATAGTGTTTTCCCATCAAGGGAAATCTCTAGAAAATTATAAAGTATTATATTTATTTCCGTTGACCTACTTACGCACAAGCCCCCCtaattaaaattatatattaaCTTTTGGTAGATGTCATTTGCGTCTCAAAGCCTGAATTTCCAGCACAGGCTTTTGAAGAAATATTGAGATTAGAGCTAATTAAATGATTACTCGCCAGCCCCTAGTACTGTACATTTCTCATGAGCCACGAAGAGCAGGCTTTAACTGGTCCTCTTCTTTCCAAGAACCTTGATGTTGTGGAGCTTGTAATTTTTTACTCAATTTGGTTTTCTCTCCATTTTGTTGGCGGGGAATTGACGTTCCACCTGAGCTTTAAGTAAACGCTTTGAAATCTTGATCTTCCAAAGATCATACAAAGTGATACGCATTCGAACGATATCAAATTATGTTCAAAATGTCTTTTGTATACGTAAGCTTCATTACACACATTTCTTGAAAAGAAGGGAGCAAGCAAAGAGATTTGTTCCCACAGGCTGACCACTTCCACTCTTAATCAGGTCATCATATGAACAGCTGGCGAGTGAGGCTGGAATCTATCAGTCGAGGAATTAAGGACTGATCACCTGAGACTgcgttttttcaaaaattgtatGCCTAGCAATTTGATGTAATATGATGGTAAAAGCCCATGTGACTTTGAATACGTTTCTGTTTGGAAAAAAGATACCAGATATTCTTGACGTGCAATTTaactttttgtaaaattttgagagaaAGCATGGAGTTTCTTATCTTCTTGGGAACCTATTGTGTTACCATAGCTTTTCAATCATCTAATGTCACAGATTTGTCTCTTATCTTGGTTTCCTTCCCTTACATCTTACGTCACGTGCCCAGCGCGTAGAGCATTACCCAAAGAACTGCTAGAATCAGTCTTTCATTCCCCGACTCAGTAGATAGATGAATTCTTTTGGAACGTaatgttaaattaaatgaatCTCTATCCTTTTACTTCAGCTTGGTGATGGTCAAAACGGAGCATTTAGTTCGCTTTCCGAGCTTGAAAACACGGCAAGTGTATTCAAgcttaaaatgagaaaaattccTTCACAAATATGGTCGTTTTTATGGCAAAGGGTATTAACACCATGTCATTTTTGTCTTGTCCATTTTGTCTTTGCTGTATTGTGTTTatactttaaaaaacaaatttattcctAATTTATTCCTGCTGCCAATGTGTTTTATAGTCAGGCTTTTGGTGAAACGCTTTCTTCTGGTGTAAAACGTCTTATTAAGTACCAATTGACTTCTGTTAGTGTAATAACACTGTTTCGCTTATACGTGATTTTAGGTttcaatctgaaaaagaaaagaatagtGACGTAAAATGAAAGCCGCTTCCGTAAGAGATCGATTTTATGGCTGTAAAGTGAGTTATGAAAGCTGATGGTCTACTTCGCAATATCAATGTGAAGATCATCTgacttttggaattttttactttttgcaaTTTTGAAAGAGTTAGTTGCTGTGTGAAGATGTTTGCttgtgaccatttttttttgtggacaaAGCACGCCCTTAGGATGCATGTGTGCAATGGACTTGTCACACTTTCTTTCGTCGAGAAGGAATGCATGACGAGAGGGAAATGGAGCAGTTTCTGTCACGTAACATACACAAGATAGCTTGAGTTTCGCGTGAACATCTCACAACAATGAAATAGCATTATTTTGTGTGATCCTTGAACGTTTTCACCAAGAGCCTTGTAGAATAAAGTTAGCTGAGCAAGATCATTTTAATTTCCAAAGCTCCTGTACACACTTATTGAATTCTAGCTGGCTCAGTTGTACAGTTTTGATCAAATCATTTTAATGGGTCAACGTTGCGTTGTCCGGTGTCATTGTGTATAAAAAGTATAATTTTCATAatacaatgatgataatgataatataaGTTGATTGCCTGAAGAGATTCAGGATATTGAAGTTATTATATCATGTACAAATTGTTTGATAAATCTTGAGTAGCTCTTTGGATTTCTCTGTAGATGTTCTGTGTGAACGTAAATTATGTTGTTCTTTCCTAGATTGTGTTCTGTACAGTTGCGTTAGTTCTGAATCTCTAAAAAGTGGACATTCTTATAGAATAGATATGAATAAAATAAGTTATTGGATCGTCTAACTTGTGAAAGATTTGGTGTGAGGTATTTGTTTTTAGGTCCCGTTTCCAtttatttgtctgtttgtttgttatttattgcCAAGCTTTTCGACAGGAGTGAGGCTGAAAGTGGCCTCATCAAAAGACACTTATTAGCCCAACTGCTAGTCTTGCGACTCTttacccttaaactcccatgagtgttcaagacaggatttctccttacagtatcaaaacataaaacaagCAAGTGACGGGAAAGTATCAATTGCGAGATTaatagttgatccaaaaccaaattctccgaactaacattctaagaattgtacgacaaacagtaaggagaaatacatCTTTGGAGTGAAAGCCTCGCCTTAAAACCTGGCAACGAAGCACAACGGTCCGATTTTGATGAAATAATAAGAATCTCAGGACTACCCAATCCTCCAATTCTCAGTCGATGTCTTGGGCACCTCGTTCTCAAAAAATCTTTCGAAGCTAAGTTCTGCCTCACATCGACTGTCATGGGATAAAAGTTCCCCTTCCTGTAAATAATACTGGCAATAGACTGGGCACTGATATTGGTCCTAGATTTGATGGTACTCAAGTTGTTTTCAATTGTTGATCTGATGCACgcttgaatttgatcagggttGAGAAAACTCGTGTTAGACTTTTCACTTACagaattttaatcaatttttactACATTgtatttacaaattttatcaCGGTCCAAATTACACAGAGAGAAATATCGAAATGGAGAGTTACCGGCCAAGTCACAGTAGTACAAATTGCAACATGAGCCTCATGAGCATTATAGCTTGGACTTCAGAGTTGCGTGTGGTCATGAGTGAGTGAATTCAGGCATTAAGTTAAGGAAATCTAAAGGAAACAGTGTGCATTACATAAATCTCGTATATTTTCTCTCAGTTAGTACGTGCGCTACGTTTCGTCAATTTGGCGGGTACACTGTACGGACcactaaatttaaaaatttgttcgaaatgaaatatttccctATATAAACCCGCGGATATAACATACCTTACTAACTTCGTTTTCACGGTCCGCACCGAAGCTCGTGAAACGGGAGCTCGTTTTTTCCACTCGGATTTAAAGCCTGCCGTTACATACCCTTAACAGTCTTAAAAACTTGTTTAGTTAACCTTCAGAATTTGAATTCAAAATGGGTTTCAGTCATAGTTCTTGAGGATTTTTTGTTGTCGAGGAAACTTTACATCCGTGTATTGTTAACATTGTTGGTATATGTATAGAAATAAATGTTACTTTTGGAGATTCAGATCTAGCCAAACCTGGAATATTCTCCTATTCAACATATAAAGGAAGGATTTCCTATctgtttttttggtttatttttttcggtTGCCTTCAAAACTGCAATGTTACCGATTAGACCACTCTTCAATTAAAACCGGTTTCAAGCTTTAGATATCTTTCGTGAAAAGCAAACAGCCGTTCAGGTGATAAGCTATCCCCTACTGCAAAAGTTGCATTCAATGCTGCATCATCCCAAGTTCTCTCCAATCGAGGAAGCCATAGTCTGATCAAAGTTCCTTCTCCATCAAGCTGGGTAGGAACAATACCTAGATGTTTAGCCAATACTCCTAAATACGCGTCTTCCATTTTAAATGAGCGAATGTTTTTAGACGCGATGAGAAACTCGAGAACAACTTTTTTAGACATGATGTAAAATGGACCATTCGGATAAACAGGATATGAAGTGCCATTGAAATCCTCATAACTGATAAAGTACTTGTGGCCCGGGTCTCGAATGGCAGGTGAATTATAAAGCAGAGTTCCTCCGAACAACATGTCAGGTAAAGAAGTAGTTTGCAATCGCCAAACCATCCTTCGGACATCTAGGTACACATCGTCGTCTACTTTGACCACAAACTTGACGTTTACTGCTG is a window encoding:
- the LOC131786368 gene encoding beta-1,3-galactosyltransferase 5-like — translated: MTWEVKPSESSSLQTSPLFTSFKSAVLELSRRWINLLTVKKFNREWVNPSPEFIEPVPETEKFVLILIISAPFNLEQRYAIRQTWLSVFINHSVAQDHSNVRILKDPINSTNNLLIQYFFVCGHSQEQEVETVVKSESMIHGDILRLNFTESYSLLVQKTLNSLRFASAVNVKFVVKVDDDVYLDVRRMVWRLQTTSLPDMLFGGTLLYNSPAIRDPGHKYFISYEDFNGTSYPVYPNGPFYIMSKKVVLEFLIASKNIRSFKMEDAYLGVLAKHLGIVPTQLDGEGTLIRLWLPRLERTWDDAALNATFAVGDSLSPERLFAFHERYLKLETGFN